A genomic window from Methylorubrum extorquens includes:
- a CDS encoding iron transporter — protein sequence MAAQGRTTALERASVAGRVVLAAGGGYGVAALATALLSLTLPMARSEAVATATLLSFAVMAGIVVLVFSMRTLLRALLTVAGTAVVLGALLWLAMGGSTP from the coding sequence ATGGCGGCACAGGGCAGAACGACGGCGCTTGAGCGGGCCTCCGTGGCCGGCCGGGTCGTGCTGGCGGCGGGCGGGGGCTACGGCGTCGCGGCGCTGGCCACCGCGCTTCTGTCGCTAACCCTGCCGATGGCGCGCTCGGAGGCGGTGGCGACGGCGACGCTGCTCAGCTTCGCCGTGATGGCGGGCATCGTCGTCCTCGTCTTTTCGATGCGCACGCTGCTGCGGGCGCTCCTCACCGTGGCCGGCACGGCCGTCGTGCTGGGCGCCCTCCTCTGGCTGGCGATGGGAGGATCCACGCCATGA
- a CDS encoding PepSY-associated TM helix domain-containing protein produces the protein MKGSFRQSMAWLHTWSGLIVGWVLFAIFVTGTASYYRPDISRWMRPEFTQVEPVEAAALGAAAEHAVAYLGQHAAKARTWYVGLPQPDNPVLDLFWRTRPGERPGHILLDPRTGAESTVRDTQGGDFLYRFHFELHMPPLWGRWVVGLCAMIMLVALISGIVTHKRIFADFFTFRRDKAPRRSWLDAHNVTGVLALPFHVMITYTGIVTLATFYMPWGVTTAYKGNSQTFFTEANWTTTPRPPAKQAAALAPLGPIVERALASRAEPLERLMIVNPGDANATVVAVFEEPHGLSHEHPQIAFDGVSGEILEVRDGGLKPAAKTFTVMTGLHEAHFAGTLLRLVFFLCGVMGCAMVATGVVLWSLARLPKAGERPFFGLRLVQALNVGSIAGLPAAIACFFLANRLLPVGLAGREEWEIRVFFGAWIVAALVPLVRPQRRAWCEGLAAVSVLGLAVVAADIATIPDHPLRLGGGDPLFAWFDGAMLLLAGLFALAARKILRYEAPKRAARPAQVPASPARQTARRPEPTHA, from the coding sequence ATGAAGGGAAGCTTCCGCCAATCGATGGCGTGGCTGCACACGTGGTCCGGCCTGATCGTCGGCTGGGTGCTGTTCGCGATCTTCGTCACCGGCACCGCGAGCTACTACCGGCCGGACATCTCCCGCTGGATGCGCCCCGAATTCACGCAGGTCGAGCCGGTGGAGGCCGCCGCCCTCGGAGCAGCGGCAGAGCATGCGGTGGCCTATCTCGGCCAGCACGCGGCCAAGGCCCGGACGTGGTATGTCGGCCTGCCGCAACCCGACAATCCCGTGCTCGACCTGTTCTGGCGCACCCGGCCGGGCGAGCGTCCGGGCCATATCCTGCTCGATCCGCGCACCGGGGCCGAGTCCACCGTGCGCGACACGCAGGGCGGCGACTTCCTCTACCGCTTCCATTTCGAACTGCACATGCCGCCGCTCTGGGGGCGCTGGGTCGTCGGCCTCTGCGCGATGATCATGCTGGTGGCGCTGATCTCCGGCATCGTCACACACAAGCGGATCTTCGCCGACTTCTTCACCTTCCGCCGCGACAAGGCGCCCCGGCGCAGCTGGCTCGACGCCCACAACGTCACCGGCGTGCTGGCGCTGCCGTTCCACGTGATGATCACCTATACCGGGATCGTCACCCTCGCGACCTTCTACATGCCCTGGGGCGTGACCACCGCCTACAAGGGCAACAGCCAGACCTTCTTCACCGAGGCCAACTGGACCACCACCCCGCGCCCGCCCGCGAAGCAGGCCGCCGCGCTGGCGCCGCTCGGGCCGATCGTGGAGCGGGCGCTCGCGTCCCGGGCGGAGCCGCTGGAGCGGCTGATGATCGTCAATCCGGGCGACGCCAACGCCACCGTGGTCGCGGTGTTCGAGGAGCCGCACGGCCTCTCGCACGAGCATCCGCAGATCGCCTTCGACGGGGTGAGCGGCGAAATCCTCGAAGTCCGCGACGGTGGCCTCAAGCCCGCGGCCAAGACCTTCACGGTGATGACCGGCCTGCACGAGGCGCACTTCGCCGGCACCCTGCTGCGGCTGGTGTTCTTCCTGTGCGGGGTCATGGGCTGCGCCATGGTCGCCACCGGCGTCGTGCTCTGGTCGCTGGCGCGCCTGCCGAAGGCGGGGGAGCGGCCCTTCTTCGGCCTGCGGCTGGTCCAGGCGCTGAACGTCGGCAGCATCGCCGGCCTGCCGGCGGCCATCGCCTGCTTCTTCCTCGCCAACCGGCTCCTGCCCGTCGGTCTCGCCGGGCGCGAGGAGTGGGAGATCCGCGTCTTCTTCGGCGCCTGGATCGTCGCGGCCCTGGTGCCGCTCGTCCGTCCGCAGCGCCGGGCGTGGTGCGAGGGTCTGGCCGCCGTGTCGGTGCTGGGTCTCGCGGTGGTCGCGGCCGACATCGCGACGATCCCCGACCATCCCTTGCGACTGGGGGGCGGCGATCCGCTCTTCGCGTGGTTCGACGGGGCGATGCTGCTGCTGGCAGGCCTGTTCGCGCTCGCCGCCCGCAAGATCCTGCGCTACGAGGCGCCGAAGCGGGCCGCAAGGCCTGCCCAGGTTCCCGCCTCTCCCGCCCGCCAGACCGCGCGGCGCCCGGAGCCGACCCACGCATGA
- a CDS encoding DUF3325 domain-containing protein yields the protein MTPLVLAVNLGLSFAALAALCLSLNRHHTEVFDRKAERAAVLRLRLFGWGAIALSFVVAGLWEGWAFGPVQWIGALTGAALGLVLLLSYRPRYVAPAALAALVAAALPLAVLAVA from the coding sequence ATGACGCCCCTCGTCCTCGCCGTGAACCTTGGCTTGAGCTTCGCCGCGCTCGCTGCCCTCTGCCTCAGCCTGAACCGGCACCACACCGAGGTGTTCGACCGCAAGGCGGAGCGGGCGGCGGTGCTACGCCTGCGCCTCTTCGGCTGGGGCGCCATCGCGCTCTCCTTCGTCGTCGCCGGGCTTTGGGAGGGCTGGGCGTTCGGTCCCGTCCAGTGGATCGGCGCGCTGACCGGCGCGGCGCTCGGGCTGGTGCTGCTCCTGTCCTACCGGCCGCGCTACGTCGCCCCCGCCGCGCTCGCCGCCCTCGTCGCGGCCGCGCTGCCGCTCGCGGTTCTCGCCGTCGCCTGA
- a CDS encoding thermonuclease family protein, giving the protein MSLTAAILLIYAACLVGTIASPARSHDDRPSGAPSAEPSARRLLAALAVPALALLTGLQAPPARAGEAAPRTVSGPATVVDGATLDLGGRRLRLYGIDAPDLDQTCSDGHERDYACGRAAAEALTARIGGESVTCELRGSDGTALCRRDGEDLAAWMVANGYAIADRSSPAAYEAQDRRAWGRRVGLWSGVFEIPADRRRMRRASASL; this is encoded by the coding sequence ATGTCGCTCACCGCCGCCATCCTGCTGATCTACGCCGCCTGCCTCGTCGGCACCATCGCCAGCCCGGCCCGATCCCACGACGATCGCCCCTCGGGGGCCCCAAGTGCAGAGCCAAGTGCCCGGCGCCTGCTCGCCGCGCTCGCCGTTCCCGCGCTGGCGCTGCTCACCGGTCTCCAGGCCCCGCCGGCCCGCGCGGGCGAGGCCGCACCCCGGACCGTGAGCGGCCCCGCCACGGTCGTCGACGGCGCGACCCTCGACCTCGGCGGGCGGCGCCTGCGGCTCTACGGCATCGACGCGCCCGACCTCGACCAGACCTGTTCCGACGGGCATGAGCGCGACTATGCCTGCGGCCGCGCCGCCGCCGAGGCCCTGACGGCGCGGATCGGCGGGGAGAGCGTGACCTGCGAGCTGCGCGGGTCGGACGGCACCGCGCTGTGCCGGCGCGACGGCGAGGACCTCGCCGCCTGGATGGTGGCCAACGGCTACGCCATCGCCGACCGGAGCTCGCCGGCCGCCTACGAGGCCCAGGACCGGCGCGCCTGGGGCCGCCGTGTCGGGCTGTGGTCGGGTGTGTTCGAGATCCCCGCCGACCGGCGCCGGATGCGCCGCGCCAGCGCCTCGCTCTGA
- a CDS encoding PepSY domain-containing protein, translating into MSPFPLRPLLLALVALIPALSAVPFGASPARADDDGERARRALERGEIRPLDAVLAAARAAVPGDVVALDLKRDDGRWLYKLRILGTDGRRRDVKIDASSLKLLDVDDDD; encoded by the coding sequence ATGTCCCCTTTCCCGCTCCGCCCTCTCCTCCTCGCACTCGTCGCGCTGATCCCGGCTCTGAGTGCCGTGCCTTTCGGCGCCTCCCCTGCGCGAGCCGACGACGATGGCGAGCGGGCGCGGCGGGCCCTGGAGCGGGGCGAGATCCGCCCCCTGGACGCGGTGCTCGCCGCCGCCCGCGCCGCCGTACCGGGGGACGTGGTGGCGCTCGACCTCAAGCGCGACGACGGGCGCTGGCTCTACAAGCTGCGCATCCTCGGCACCGACGGGCGGCGCCGCGACGTGAAGATCGACGCCAGCTCCCTCAAGCTCCTCGACGTGGACGACGATGATTGA
- a CDS encoding response regulator transcription factor, producing MRILVVEDEPRIAADIREGLERAGYIAEIVGDGEAAWFRADTETYDAMVLDLGLPRLDGLGVLRRLRGAGVALPVLILTARDGWRERVEGIDAGADDYLVKPFRMEELVARLRAILRRTAGHASPVLRAGAVELDTRTRAVSVAGRETDLTALEYRLLAFLLHRQGQVVAAGELLDHLHGSDSDREANALEALLTRLRRKLGPGIIETRRGHGYLVPSDSPGSTDAR from the coding sequence ATGCGCATCCTCGTCGTAGAGGACGAGCCGCGCATCGCGGCCGACATCCGCGAGGGTCTGGAGCGGGCCGGCTACATCGCCGAGATCGTCGGCGACGGCGAGGCGGCGTGGTTCCGGGCTGACACCGAGACCTACGACGCCATGGTGCTCGACCTCGGCCTGCCACGCCTCGACGGGCTCGGCGTGCTGCGCCGCCTGCGCGGGGCCGGCGTCGCCCTTCCGGTGCTGATCCTCACCGCCCGCGACGGCTGGCGCGAGCGGGTCGAGGGGATCGACGCGGGCGCCGACGACTACCTCGTCAAGCCGTTCCGGATGGAGGAGCTGGTGGCACGGCTGCGCGCCATCCTGCGCCGCACCGCCGGCCACGCCTCTCCCGTCCTGCGGGCGGGCGCGGTCGAACTCGACACCCGCACCCGTGCGGTCTCCGTGGCGGGCCGCGAGACCGACCTCACCGCGCTCGAATACCGCCTCCTCGCCTTCCTGCTCCACCGCCAGGGGCAGGTCGTGGCGGCGGGCGAGCTGCTCGACCATCTCCACGGCAGCGACAGCGACCGCGAGGCCAACGCGCTGGAGGCCCTGCTGACCCGGCTGCGGCGCAAGCTCGGCCCCGGCATCATCGAGACCCGCCGCGGCCACGGCTACCTCGTGCCGTCCGATTCCCCCGGCAGCACGGACGCGCGATGA
- a CDS encoding ATP-binding protein: MKRGSLRLRLGLAAAGLIALALVLAGIGLTLIFDRVLDARTADGLDRTAKLIAGQVALAPDGAPTLPREPPDSRFSTPYGGLYWQVERQVGHQVEHADGTALRSRSLWDRSLGTVPDTSEEPAVGDLAGPDGGRLIAVTRRVSIPGNGGAVALTVTVAEDRRDLAQSRATFLRLLVPSLGALFAALTLAMSLFVRRALAPFRTLRADLAAIHAGTQARLPDTFPEEVRPLVADLNRLLDAQERDLERARTGAGDMAHGLKTPLAVLDALARRTEAAAPALAAEIAEQAHAMGRQVERTLARARAASGGLRRRACPIGPAMARIVGALKRLPEGEALRWEIAVPENIAFPGDEGDLTEILGNLLDNARKWAHRRIRVSGRAEGGEHRLVLEDDGPGMSEAAIAGIARGRRWDETRPGTGFGIAIARDLAEGVGARMDLNRSELGGLRVEMIWPVPAA; this comes from the coding sequence CTGAAGCGGGGCTCGCTGCGCCTGCGGCTCGGACTCGCCGCCGCCGGGCTGATCGCCCTGGCGCTGGTGCTGGCCGGGATCGGGCTGACGCTGATCTTCGACCGGGTGCTCGACGCCCGCACCGCCGACGGCCTCGACCGCACCGCCAAGCTCATCGCCGGGCAGGTCGCCCTGGCGCCGGACGGAGCCCCGACCCTGCCGCGCGAGCCGCCGGATTCGCGCTTCTCGACGCCCTATGGCGGCCTCTACTGGCAGGTTGAGCGGCAAGTCGGGCACCAAGTCGAGCATGCGGACGGCACCGCTCTGCGCTCGCGCTCGCTCTGGGACCGCAGCCTCGGTACGGTTCCGGACACCTCCGAGGAGCCGGCGGTCGGCGACCTTGCCGGGCCGGATGGCGGCCGGCTCATCGCCGTGACCCGGCGGGTCTCGATTCCGGGCAACGGCGGCGCGGTGGCGCTCACCGTCACGGTGGCCGAGGACCGGCGCGACTTGGCCCAGAGCCGCGCCACCTTCCTGCGCCTGCTGGTGCCCTCGCTCGGCGCGCTGTTCGCGGCGCTGACGCTCGCCATGTCGCTGTTCGTGCGCCGGGCGCTGGCGCCCTTCCGGACCCTGCGGGCGGATCTCGCCGCGATCCATGCCGGGACGCAGGCGCGGCTGCCCGACACCTTTCCCGAGGAGGTGCGCCCGCTGGTGGCCGACCTCAACCGCCTGCTCGACGCGCAGGAGCGCGACCTGGAGCGGGCACGCACGGGCGCCGGCGACATGGCCCACGGCCTCAAGACCCCGCTCGCGGTGCTCGACGCGCTGGCCCGCCGCACGGAAGCCGCCGCCCCTGCCCTGGCGGCCGAGATCGCCGAGCAGGCGCACGCCATGGGCCGGCAGGTCGAGCGCACGCTCGCCCGGGCGCGGGCCGCGTCGGGGGGCTTGCGGCGGCGCGCCTGCCCTATCGGACCGGCCATGGCGCGGATCGTCGGAGCCCTCAAGCGCCTGCCCGAGGGCGAGGCCCTGCGCTGGGAGATCGCAGTCCCGGAAAACATCGCCTTCCCCGGCGACGAGGGCGACCTCACCGAGATCCTGGGCAACCTCCTCGACAACGCCCGCAAATGGGCCCACCGCCGCATCCGCGTCTCGGGACGCGCGGAGGGCGGCGAACACCGTCTGGTGCTGGAGGATGACGGCCCCGGCATGAGCGAGGCGGCCATCGCCGGCATCGCCCGCGGCCGGCGCTGGGACGAGACCCGGCCCGGCACCGGCTTCGGCATCGCCATCGCCCGCGACCTCGCGGAGGGCGTCGGTGCGCGGATGGATCTCAACCGCTCCGAACTCGGTGGCCTTCGGGTGGAGATGATCTGGCCGGTCCCGGCGGCTTGA
- a CDS encoding response regulator, with amino-acid sequence MSCLSEPTYPSSAPHILVVEDECFVRMVAVDMLEDAGLPVAEASDADAALRLLEGRAQAFDTLFTDIDMPGSMDGLTLAARVRARWPHIRLIVTSGRVRPHADDLPDAGFLPKPYCRSDLLGALAQVA; translated from the coding sequence ATGTCCTGTCTGTCCGAGCCGACCTATCCGTCCTCCGCGCCGCACATCCTCGTCGTCGAGGACGAGTGTTTCGTGCGCATGGTGGCCGTGGACATGCTGGAGGATGCCGGCCTGCCGGTGGCCGAGGCTTCCGATGCCGACGCGGCCCTGAGGCTGCTGGAGGGGAGGGCGCAGGCTTTCGACACGCTGTTCACCGACATCGACATGCCGGGCTCGATGGACGGGCTGACACTGGCCGCACGGGTGCGGGCACGCTGGCCGCATATCCGCCTCATCGTCACCTCGGGCCGGGTCCGGCCACACGCCGACGACCTGCCCGATGCCGGCTTCCTGCCGAAGCCCTATTGCCGCTCCGACCTGCTCGGCGCGCTCGCCCAAGTCGCCTGA
- the kaiC gene encoding circadian clock protein KaiC, with protein MASESASPPQGTPKDASKGVPALAKVATGIDGFDTITFGGLPKGRPSLVCGAAGCGKTLFATTFLVNGATRFGEPGVFMSFEERADDLVANVASLGYDLDGLVAQGKLAIDHIRVERSEIEETGEYDLEGLFIRLGFAVDSIGAKRVVLDTIETLFAGFSDETVLRAELRRLFGWIKDRGLTAIITGERGDGQLTRQGMEEYVSDCVVLLDNRVEDQITTRRLRVVKYRGSAHGTNEYPFLIDAEGISVLPVTAADLDYRLPDGVASTGIPGLDAMLEPGGFHRGTSILVSGESGTGKTMITSSMVDAACARGERCMSFVFEESGDQIIRNARSIGLDLARHVEAGLLRFEAARPSLYGLEMHLARMHRDIDRFAPSVVVVDPLSALRGPPAELQATMLRMVDMLKSRGITSVFTSLREDGSLDHDSNIGVSSLMDAWIKLLNVEANGERSRTLYVIKARGMRHSNQVREFSMSGDGIALVDAYIGPAGVLTGTARIVQEAEEAAAGLRREQESRRRRREAERRRQSLERQIDELRATLEVAAEEEAVLLSEDEMREAMLTSERRILSTRRGGTQ; from the coding sequence TTGGCGTCTGAATCCGCAAGCCCGCCCCAAGGTACGCCCAAAGACGCATCCAAGGGCGTTCCCGCGCTCGCGAAAGTCGCCACCGGCATCGACGGCTTCGATACCATCACCTTCGGCGGCCTGCCGAAGGGGCGCCCCTCGCTGGTCTGCGGCGCCGCCGGCTGCGGCAAGACGCTGTTCGCCACCACCTTCCTCGTCAACGGCGCGACCCGCTTCGGCGAGCCCGGCGTGTTCATGAGCTTCGAGGAGCGCGCCGATGATCTCGTCGCCAACGTGGCCTCCCTCGGCTACGACCTCGACGGGCTGGTGGCACAGGGCAAGCTCGCCATCGACCACATCCGCGTGGAGCGAAGCGAGATCGAGGAGACCGGCGAGTACGACCTCGAAGGGCTGTTCATCCGCCTCGGCTTCGCGGTGGATTCGATCGGCGCCAAGCGCGTCGTGCTCGACACCATCGAAACCCTGTTCGCGGGCTTCTCCGACGAGACGGTGCTGCGTGCCGAACTCCGTCGCCTGTTCGGCTGGATCAAGGACCGGGGGCTGACCGCGATCATCACCGGCGAGCGCGGCGACGGCCAGCTTACCCGCCAGGGGATGGAGGAATACGTCTCCGACTGCGTGGTGCTGCTCGACAACCGCGTCGAGGACCAGATCACGACGCGCCGCCTGCGGGTGGTGAAGTATCGCGGCTCGGCCCACGGCACCAACGAGTACCCGTTCCTGATCGACGCCGAGGGCATCAGCGTCCTGCCCGTCACCGCGGCCGACCTCGATTACAGGCTTCCCGACGGCGTGGCCTCCACCGGCATCCCCGGCCTCGACGCGATGCTCGAACCCGGCGGCTTCCACCGCGGCACCAGTATCCTCGTCTCGGGCGAGTCCGGCACCGGCAAGACCATGATCACCTCGAGCATGGTCGACGCGGCCTGTGCCCGCGGCGAGCGCTGCATGTCCTTCGTGTTCGAGGAGAGCGGCGACCAGATCATCCGCAACGCGCGCTCGATCGGCCTCGACCTCGCGCGCCATGTCGAGGCGGGCCTGCTGCGGTTCGAAGCGGCGCGCCCGAGCCTCTACGGCCTGGAGATGCACTTGGCGCGCATGCACCGCGATATCGACCGCTTCGCGCCTTCCGTGGTGGTGGTCGATCCGCTCTCGGCGCTGCGGGGCCCGCCGGCCGAGCTTCAGGCGACGATGCTGCGCATGGTCGACATGCTGAAGAGCCGCGGCATCACCTCGGTGTTCACCAGCCTGCGCGAGGACGGCAGCCTCGACCACGACAGCAACATCGGCGTCTCCTCGCTGATGGATGCCTGGATCAAGCTCCTCAACGTCGAGGCCAACGGGGAGCGCTCGCGCACGCTCTACGTCATCAAGGCCCGCGGCATGCGTCACTCGAACCAAGTGCGCGAGTTCAGCATGTCGGGCGACGGCATCGCCCTCGTCGACGCCTATATCGGCCCGGCGGGCGTGCTGACAGGCACCGCCCGCATCGTGCAGGAGGCGGAGGAAGCCGCCGCCGGTCTGCGCCGCGAACAGGAGAGCCGCCGCCGCCGGCGCGAGGCGGAGCGGCGGCGCCAGTCGCTGGAGCGCCAGATCGATGAACTGCGCGCCACCCTGGAAGTCGCGGCGGAGGAAGAGGCGGTGCTGTTGAGCGAGGACGAGATGCGCGAGGCGATGCTGACGAGCGAACGGCGCATTCTCTCGACCCGCCGGGGAGGCACCCAATGA
- a CDS encoding circadian clock KaiB family protein, with protein sequence MSGSEPTEDGLDADAAGMVEEGHYHLRLYVAGQTAKSLTAMANLKRFCEEHLAGHYDIEVIDLMKNPQLAAGDQILAIPTLVRRLPAPLKRIIGDLSNTEKVLVGLDIRPQNLAETNPATKVDGV encoded by the coding sequence ATGAGCGGCTCCGAACCAACCGAGGACGGGCTCGACGCCGACGCCGCCGGCATGGTGGAGGAGGGCCATTACCACCTGCGCCTCTACGTCGCCGGACAGACCGCCAAGTCGCTGACGGCGATGGCCAACCTCAAGCGCTTCTGCGAGGAGCACCTTGCCGGCCATTACGACATCGAGGTCATCGACCTGATGAAGAACCCGCAGCTCGCGGCCGGCGACCAGATCCTGGCGATCCCGACCCTCGTGCGCCGCCTGCCCGCACCGCTCAAGCGCATCATCGGCGACCTGTCCAACACCGAGAAGGTGCTGGTCGGCCTCGATATCCGGCCCCAGAACCTCGCCGAGACAAATCCCGCAACGAAGGTGGACGGCGTTTGA
- a CDS encoding circadian clock KaiB family protein: MSGGDITGHGEAGRTRLRLYVAGTSPRSTRSIESVRRLCEHRLGGACDLEVVDIYQQSALAGADGVVAAPTLVRLSPLPARRITGDLSDERRVLDGLGLEDLAREIEIADER; the protein is encoded by the coding sequence TTGAGCGGCGGGGACATCACGGGCCACGGGGAAGCCGGGCGCACCCGGCTGCGCCTCTACGTCGCCGGCACCTCGCCGCGCTCGACCCGCAGCATCGAGAGCGTGCGCCGCCTGTGCGAACATCGGCTCGGGGGCGCATGCGACCTCGAAGTGGTCGACATCTACCAGCAATCGGCGCTCGCGGGCGCGGACGGCGTGGTCGCGGCGCCGACCCTGGTGCGGCTCTCCCCCCTCCCCGCCCGGCGCATCACCGGCGATCTGAGCGACGAGCGGCGCGTCCTCGACGGGCTTGGGCTCGAAGACCTCGCGCGCGAGATCGAGATCGCCGATGAGCGCTGA
- a CDS encoding PAS domain-containing sensor histidine kinase, with protein MSAEPASTALDEAQARIRELETRLEEVEDTLAAIRRGDFDAIVVEGPGGERLVYTLENADRPYRVLIEQIQEGAFTLGPDGTLLYCNRRLAETLGTPQERLIGQPFARFAAEGQGATLAALISQAARMPARGEIALCDEAGIERPAYLSLSRLDGDGDTLLLCGVITDLTAERLRLHELAEANARLRAEVAERERIEEALRQSQKMEAVGQLTGGVAHDFNNLLTVIKSSTDLLKRPDLAEERRRRYVDAISDTVARAAKLTGQLLAFARRQALKPEVFDAGRGVASVADMVGTLTGARIQVKTLIEPCFDAAGEPFACLVEADPSQFDTALVNMVVNARDAMDGEGTLSIRVGHARQIPALRTHPAVPGDFVAVSIGDTGSGIAPSDLTRIFEPFFTTKGVGQGTGLGLSQVFGFAKQSGGDIAVESALGQGTTFTLFLPRAKVAPTMVESADEPEPLAPGHGTCVLLVEDNREVGAFATQALAELGYGTVWAMDAEQALAELDRTPERFDVVFSDVVMPGMNGVELARTILGRTPGMPIVLSSGYSHVLAEDGRHGFPLLHKPYSVEDLSRILRRAIQRRSARAK; from the coding sequence ATGAGCGCTGAGCCCGCTTCCACGGCGCTGGACGAGGCGCAGGCGCGCATCCGTGAACTGGAGACGCGGCTGGAGGAGGTCGAGGACACCCTCGCGGCGATCCGCCGGGGCGATTTCGACGCCATCGTGGTCGAGGGTCCGGGCGGCGAGCGGCTCGTCTATACCCTGGAGAATGCCGACCGGCCCTACCGGGTGCTGATCGAGCAGATCCAGGAGGGCGCCTTCACCCTCGGCCCGGACGGGACGCTGCTCTACTGCAACCGCCGGCTCGCCGAGACCCTGGGAACCCCGCAGGAGCGCCTGATCGGCCAGCCCTTCGCGCGCTTCGCCGCCGAGGGCCAGGGGGCGACCCTGGCCGCCCTGATCTCTCAGGCGGCGCGGATGCCGGCGCGCGGCGAGATCGCCCTGTGCGACGAGGCGGGGATCGAGCGCCCGGCCTACCTGTCGCTGAGCCGCCTCGACGGCGACGGCGACACCCTCCTCCTGTGCGGGGTGATCACCGACCTCACGGCGGAGCGGCTGCGCCTGCACGAACTCGCCGAGGCCAACGCGCGCCTGCGCGCCGAGGTGGCCGAGCGCGAGCGGATCGAGGAGGCCCTGCGCCAGAGCCAGAAGATGGAGGCGGTGGGCCAGCTCACGGGGGGCGTGGCGCACGACTTCAACAACCTGCTCACCGTCATCAAATCCTCGACCGACCTGCTCAAGCGCCCCGATCTCGCCGAGGAGCGCCGCCGCCGCTACGTCGATGCCATCTCCGACACGGTGGCCCGCGCGGCCAAGCTGACCGGCCAGCTCCTCGCCTTCGCCCGGCGCCAAGCCTTGAAACCCGAGGTGTTCGATGCGGGCCGAGGCGTCGCGTCGGTGGCCGACATGGTCGGCACGCTCACCGGCGCGCGCATCCAGGTGAAAACCCTGATCGAGCCCTGTTTCGACGCGGCGGGCGAGCCCTTCGCCTGCCTCGTGGAAGCCGATCCGAGCCAGTTCGACACCGCGCTCGTCAACATGGTGGTCAACGCCCGCGATGCCATGGACGGCGAGGGTACATTGAGCATCCGCGTCGGCCATGCCAGGCAGATCCCGGCGCTGCGCACCCATCCGGCCGTGCCCGGCGATTTCGTGGCGGTGTCGATCGGCGACACCGGCTCCGGCATCGCCCCGTCCGACCTGACGCGGATCTTCGAACCGTTCTTCACGACGAAGGGTGTCGGCCAGGGCACCGGCCTCGGGCTGTCCCAGGTCTTCGGCTTCGCCAAGCAGTCGGGCGGCGACATCGCGGTGGAGAGCGCGCTGGGACAGGGCACGACCTTCACCCTGTTCCTGCCGCGGGCCAAGGTCGCGCCGACGATGGTCGAGTCCGCCGACGAGCCCGAGCCGCTGGCCCCCGGCCACGGCACCTGCGTGCTTCTGGTCGAAGACAACCGCGAGGTCGGCGCCTTCGCGACGCAGGCGCTCGCCGAACTCGGCTACGGCACCGTCTGGGCGATGGATGCGGAGCAGGCGCTGGCCGAACTCGACCGGACGCCGGAGCGCTTCGACGTGGTGTTCTCCGACGTGGTGATGCCCGGCATGAACGGCGTCGAACTCGCGCGCACGATCCTGGGGCGGACGCCCGGCATGCCGATCGTGCTCTCCTCCGGCTACAGCCACGTGCTGGCCGAGGATGGGCGCCACGGTTTCCCGCTGCTGCACAAGCCCTACTCGGTGGAAGACCTCTCGCGCATCCTGCGCCGGGCGATCCAGCGGCGCAGCGCAAGGGCGAAGTGA